TCCCGCATGTACCGCACCGGAGACCTCGCGCGCCGTCGCGCCGATGCGCAACTGGAGTACCTGGGCCGCACCGACTTCATGGTGAAGCTGCGCGGCTTCCGCATCGAGCTGGGCGAAGTCGAAGCCACCCTGCGCCAGCACCCCGCCGTCCAGCAGGCACTCGTCCTCGCTCGCCGCGACTCACCCACCGGGGACCCGCGCCTCGTCGCCTACGTCGTCGCCTCCAACGTCCACCCCAACGATCTGCGCACGCACCTCCAGCAGAAGCTGCCCGAGTACATGGTGCCGTCGGTCTTCGTCCCCCTCGCGGCCTTCCCCCTCACGCCCAACGGCAAGATTGATCGCAACGCGCTCCCCACGCCCGACGCGGGGCTCGCCCGCACCACGGGCGAGCACCAGGCGCCGAGAGATCACCTGGAGCAGGAGCTGGTCACGATCTGGGAGGAGGTGCTCGGCATCCAGCGCATTGGAGTGACGAGCCACTTCTTCGAACTGGGAGGCCACTCGCTGCTCGCCGTGAGGCTCATGGCAAGCATCCGCGAGCACCTGAAGCGAGAGCTGCCGCTGTCCGCGCTGTTCCAGGCGCCCACGGTGGAGCAACTGGCCGCGCTCCTGCGCGAACTGCCCGAGACCTTCTCGCCCCTCGTCGCCATCCGGCGCGGAGGAACCCGCCGTCCGTTCTTCTGCGTCCACCCCGTCGGCGGCAACGTGCTGAGCTACGCGGAGCTGGCGCAGGGCCTGGGAACGGATCAGCCCTTCTACGCGCTCCAGTCGCCGGGGCTGGACGGCAAGCCGCTGTCACCCAGCACCATCGAAGAGATGGCGGCGACCTACGTCGGGCTCATCCGCACCGTCCAACCCCAGGGCCCCTACCGCCTGGGAGGCTGGTCCATGGGAGCGTTGGTGGCGTTCGAGATGGCCCGCCAGCTCCAGGCCGCCGGTGACACCGTGGAGGTGCTGACCCTCATCGACCCGAGCAATGCCACCGAAGCGCGCGTCAACATCGACGTCAAGGATCCCGGTCAGGTGCTGGCCCAGTTCGCCAGCGACCAGGGCGGGCTCTCCGGTCAGGACGTGGGGCTCCCCACTCCGGCGGTGCTCGAACGGGGCCTGGACGCGGCGCTCGAGGACCTGATGGTCCAGGGACGTGAGTCGGGCCTGCTCAGCCCCCAGGTGCAGCTGCCGCAGGTGCGAACCCTCTTCGAGGTCTTCGCCAACAACCTGCGCGCCATGAAGCACTACCAACCCGAGCCCCTCGCGGGCCGCATCGTCGTGCTGCGCGCCAGCGAGCGGCCAGCGGCGGAGCAGAACGACCGGGGCTGGAGTGCGCTCGCCCAGGACGGACTCCTGCTCCTGGACGTGCCCGGCAACCACTACAGCGTGCTGCGCGCCCCGAACGTGCGGACGCTGGCGGAGCGGCTGAAGCGACTGCTGACATAGGCGCCCAACCCCAGACGTCGTACGCGCGCACGGCAATGTCCTATCTAGCCACGAATAGGTGGCTAGACTAGGAATGCCCTTGTCGGTCCCTCTCCAAGAGGTAGGCAAGAGTCATGCGATCCGCCCCTGTTTCCCTGTTCCTGACGCTGACGGTGCTCTGCGGTTGTGAGAGCACCGAAACGCCGGCGCCTTCGAGGTTGAAGGCGACGGTCCACCGGACCGCCCACGGCATCCCCCACATCCAGGCCGACGGCTATCGGTCCCTGGGGGCGGGAGTCGGCTACACGCAGGCGCAGGACGCGGTCTGCATCCTCGCGGATCAGTTCCTGAAGGTCCGGGGCGAGCGTGCGCGGTACTTCGGTCGGGGACCCCAGGACGCCTACGTGGAGAGCGACTTCACGTACCGGGGGCTCGCGCTCCGGACCCGCGCCGAGGCCACCTTCGCCTCGCAGTCCCCTGAGCTGCAGGAGCTCGTGAAGGGCTATGCAGCGGGCTACAACCAGTACCTCAAGGACACGCCCGCGGATCAGCGTCCCGCGCCGTGCAAGGGCGCGAACTGGGTGAAGCCCATCAGCGCCTTCGACCTGCTGGCGTACCACCTGGACCTGTCGCTGTTCGACACGCTCATCCCGCTGCTCGGCTACGTGGCGAACGCGCAGCCGCCGTTGGTGAGCGCGGGAGGCCAGGGACCCCAGTCGCGTCCGCTCGCCCTGTCGCCGCGCAAGGACGAGCTGGGCAGCAACGGCTGGGCCCTGGGTCGGGAGAAGACGGCCGGAGGCCGGGGCATGCTGGTCGCCAACCCCCACTTCCCCTGGGAGGGAAGTCTCCGCTTCCACGAGAGCCACCTGACGATTCCGGGGAAGCTCGACGTGTACGGTGTGTCGCTCCTGGGCGTGCCGGTCATCAACATCGGCTTCAACCGGAACGTCGCCTGGACGCACACGGTGACGGCTTCGAGCCACCTGACGCTGTACCGGCTCAAGCTGGTGCCGGGAGACCCCACGGCGTACCTGTACGACGGCCAGGTCCGCCGGATGACGGGCCAGGAGCACACCATCGCCGTGCGCCAGGACGACGGCAGCCTGGGAAAGGAGAAGCGCACATACTGGCGCAGCCACCACGGCCCGATGCTCAGCGGGCCCGGAGCGGACTGGTCAAGCGAGCTCGCCTACACGGTGCGGGACGCCACCGAAGGCAATGATCGCTTCGCGGAGCACTGGCTGCGCATGAACGTGGCCCGCAGCCTGGAGGAGGCCACCCAGGTGGAGCGCACGGTGCGAGGCGCGCCGTGGGTCAACACCCTGCTGGCGAGCGTGGACGGCGACACGCGCTACGTGGATGCCTCCCCCGTCCCCGCGCTGAGCGCGCAGACCGTGGAGGCCTATCGCGCCTCGCTCGAAACCACGCCGGACGCCCCGGTGTTCGCGTCGCTGGGGTTGATCCTGCTGGACGGCAGCACGTCCCGTGACGAGTGGGTGAACCTGGACGGCGAAGCGAGGGGCCTGGTGCCAGCGCCCGTCGCGCCGCAGCTCGTCCGGAACGACTACGTGTTCAACGCGAACGATCCGGCGACGTTCGCGAACCCCGCCGCGCCGTTGCTCGACCTGCCCTTCGGCTATGAGATCTTCGGGACGCAGGGCCGGCTCAGCACCCGTTCACACATGAACCTCTCCCTCATCACGGAGCAGGGAGAAGGCGCGGCGTCCGGGAGCGACGGACGCTTCACGTTGGACGAGTTGGAGCAGGCCATCCTGAGCAACCGCACCTGGGTGGCGGAGCAGTTGCGAGCCCCCGTCGTGCAGCGCTGCCAGGGCGCGGATCCCGTGATGGTCGAGGGAGTCCCGGTGGACATCACGGAGGCCTGTCAGTTGTTGGCGTCGTGGGATGGCCGGCTGGACCTGGACCGCAAGGGCGCCATCGTGTGGCGCGAGTTCCTGAATGGGTTCAGCCGTTCGGACCTGACGCAGAAGGGCGAGCTCTTCGCGCAGCCGTTCGATCCGCTCCAGGCCGCCACCACGCCGTCCGGGCTGACGCCGGCCCCGGTGGAGGGGACGGATCCGGTGAACCAGAAGCTGGGTGAAGCCGTGGCGGTCCTGACGAAGGCGGGCATCGCGGTGGGAGCCCGGCTGGGAGACGTGCAGTTCGCGCGCAAGGAGGACCGGGTCATCCCGATGCACGGAGGGGCCGCCTTCGAGGGTGTCACCAACGTCGTCGGCTATTCGGGAGCGAACGCGACGCTGCTGCCCCAACCGCAGCCGCAGGGAGCGCTCGTGTCACCCGGCACGGGGCTGACCGAGAAGGAGGGCTACCTCGTCGACTTCGGAACGAGCTTCCTGATGGTGATGGAGTTCACGCCGCAGGGTCCCCGCGCGAACGCGGTCCTCTCCTACTCCGAGAACGCCGACCCCGACTCACCCCAGTTCGCGGACCAGACGGACCTCTTCTCCGGAAAGCGGCTGCGGCCCATCCTCTTCAACGAGGCGGACATCCTCGCGGATCCGGCGTTGGTGACGACGGAGCTTCAGGTCACCACTTCGTCCAGGCTGGAGTAACAGGAGCGTGAGGGGGCCGGACACCTTCGCCCCCATGACGGTCGCCAGCGGGGATGGGAGCCCCTGGCGCCCTGCTCACGAAGGGGTTGCGGCGGGGCGCGCGCCCCCAG
Above is a window of Corallococcus soli DNA encoding:
- a CDS encoding thioesterase domain-containing protein, with the translated sequence SRMYRTGDLARRRADAQLEYLGRTDFMVKLRGFRIELGEVEATLRQHPAVQQALVLARRDSPTGDPRLVAYVVASNVHPNDLRTHLQQKLPEYMVPSVFVPLAAFPLTPNGKIDRNALPTPDAGLARTTGEHQAPRDHLEQELVTIWEEVLGIQRIGVTSHFFELGGHSLLAVRLMASIREHLKRELPLSALFQAPTVEQLAALLRELPETFSPLVAIRRGGTRRPFFCVHPVGGNVLSYAELAQGLGTDQPFYALQSPGLDGKPLSPSTIEEMAATYVGLIRTVQPQGPYRLGGWSMGALVAFEMARQLQAAGDTVEVLTLIDPSNATEARVNIDVKDPGQVLAQFASDQGGLSGQDVGLPTPAVLERGLDAALEDLMVQGRESGLLSPQVQLPQVRTLFEVFANNLRAMKHYQPEPLAGRIVVLRASERPAAEQNDRGWSALAQDGLLLLDVPGNHYSVLRAPNVRTLAERLKRLLT
- a CDS encoding penicillin acylase family protein; its protein translation is MRSAPVSLFLTLTVLCGCESTETPAPSRLKATVHRTAHGIPHIQADGYRSLGAGVGYTQAQDAVCILADQFLKVRGERARYFGRGPQDAYVESDFTYRGLALRTRAEATFASQSPELQELVKGYAAGYNQYLKDTPADQRPAPCKGANWVKPISAFDLLAYHLDLSLFDTLIPLLGYVANAQPPLVSAGGQGPQSRPLALSPRKDELGSNGWALGREKTAGGRGMLVANPHFPWEGSLRFHESHLTIPGKLDVYGVSLLGVPVINIGFNRNVAWTHTVTASSHLTLYRLKLVPGDPTAYLYDGQVRRMTGQEHTIAVRQDDGSLGKEKRTYWRSHHGPMLSGPGADWSSELAYTVRDATEGNDRFAEHWLRMNVARSLEEATQVERTVRGAPWVNTLLASVDGDTRYVDASPVPALSAQTVEAYRASLETTPDAPVFASLGLILLDGSTSRDEWVNLDGEARGLVPAPVAPQLVRNDYVFNANDPATFANPAAPLLDLPFGYEIFGTQGRLSTRSHMNLSLITEQGEGAASGSDGRFTLDELEQAILSNRTWVAEQLRAPVVQRCQGADPVMVEGVPVDITEACQLLASWDGRLDLDRKGAIVWREFLNGFSRSDLTQKGELFAQPFDPLQAATTPSGLTPAPVEGTDPVNQKLGEAVAVLTKAGIAVGARLGDVQFARKEDRVIPMHGGAAFEGVTNVVGYSGANATLLPQPQPQGALVSPGTGLTEKEGYLVDFGTSFLMVMEFTPQGPRANAVLSYSENADPDSPQFADQTDLFSGKRLRPILFNEADILADPALVTTELQVTTSSRLE